The region TGCTTTAAAAAGCATTCTGCCTGCGCACCTTATCTTGAGTGTCAGCAAGCTGTTTTTACAGAGACCCAAGAAGATCGCACAACTTTGTTCATGTCAAAACAGACACTCACAGGTTTACAAAAAAGTCGAGTTGGCCTAGATGCTATTACGCGTAGCTTGCTTTATCTGTGTCACCAAGGTTTGTTAATACGCGGTCATACACCGGAGAAGTCTAACATTGTACAAACCCATGATTCTACTTGGTCACTTCAATGAAGACGTGGATGGGTGGATTTTCCGCGGTGAAAAACAGAAATGGCTCAGCCCTGTAGttcaaaatgaaataataaaaattgcaGGATTGCAAATTACAAGAAATTTggtaaaagaaataaatgaagcGAAGTATTTCTCTTTAATTGCTGACGAGACCCAAGATATAAGCAGGAAGGAACAAGTTTGTATTCGATTTGTTGACAAAGATATGTGCATAAAGGAAAGCTTCCTGGGTATGGTGGAGACAGACAACACCGACTCTGCTACATTAGTGAAACTACTCATGGATGCATTATCTTCTGTTGGTATTCCTCTGGAAAATTGTGTAGGGCAGTCATACGATGGCCCAGCAAACATTAGCGGCGTACAAAGACGatttaaagataaatttcccaaaatgacgtatgtttattgtgttgggcataaagttaatttaattgTTCAGGATGTTTTCAAGAGTACAAATGAGGCAGACACCGCAATATCTGTGCTGACCAATGTTACGAATTTTATCAAGTCGTCCCCACATCGTCTCgctatgtttaataatttttgtttgagtGAAGATCGAGATAACGTTGGAAGAAGTTTAAGGCCAATGTGTCCTACCCGATGGGTGATAAGATATCCCGCTTTGGATGCTTTTCTAGGGAACTATCAactatgaaaatattttggattGGTTAAACTCGGTCAAGCAAGAAGGAACAACTATACGTAATGCAGCAATGTCTCATTTAAAATCCATAGAATCAtttactgtttatttcaatCTCCGTTTGCTACATGCATTGATGCAAATTATTCACCCTGTTCATGTTAAAGTCCAAAGTTCTGAACTAACTGTAGATCGCTGCAGAAACTTAATAAATAATCTGTTGATTTCGCTGTCTGGTCACAACGAAGCATGTGCTATGAATTTCTTCAACGCTTGCAGCTCATACGGCCTAAAAATTGGTCGTCCGAGACTAGGGAGACGAAGTCAGGAACTACATGATGGCAACGACATAGAAACTTTGTTTAAGCAAAAGTACATCAGTTTTTTTGAAACTGCATCCAACGCTATTACTGTGCGGTACCCGCAATCTGACTTGTCTTTCATTTCCATCACTGGAAGAACTCGGCTTTAATAGTATACTTTCGATCTTGGAAATGAAAGACAAAAGCCGAGTTCTTCCAGTGATCTGATTGAGGACATTGCAGTTGTATACGGAGACCAATACATGCACAAAATATTCGAGTTGAAATGGGTACACTGCATAAATTTCTAGTAGGGAAGAAATTGCAATGTAATTTCACTAGCGATCTGGCGGCTGTTTTTCAAGACCAAACAGTTGGATTATTGTTGCCAAACATTAACGTTTTGCTGAGATTCTTTCTGTCATTGCCATGTTCCAACTGTGAAGCTGAAAGAATGTTCAGTGTCTTAAGACAAATCAAAACGTACTTGCGATCCACGATGAGTCAACAAAGACTTAATCATGTTTGCTCAATTTATGCACATGATTCAGATGTGTCATCCATCGATATTAAGGCCCTCGTTGATGAGTGGATACGAAGAACGTCTATCAGGAAAAACACTTTCGCTCTTTCTCCCTCTAACTGGATATTGAGTTTACCGTTT is a window of Ciona intestinalis unplaced genomic scaffold, KH HT000863.1, whole genome shotgun sequence DNA encoding:
- the LOC104266099 gene encoding uncharacterized protein LOC104266099 translates to MILLGHFNEDVDGWIFRGEKQKWLSPVVQNEIIKIAGLQITRNLVKEINEAKYFSLIADETQDISRKEQVCIRFVDKDMCIKESFLGMVETDNTDSATLVKLLMDALSSVGIPLENCDVFKSTNEADTAISVLTNVTNFIKSSPHRLAMFNNFCLSEDRDNVGRSLRPMCPTRWVIRYPALDAFLGNYQL